In Pseudomonas grandcourensis, the DNA window AGTCCCGGCAGTGCTGGCACGACTGCTCGGCGACAAGGCGTTTCTAGATATCCTCACCCACTTCCGCTTCCCGCGTTTCGCCGGCGCTTTAGGCTGGGCACTCAAACCTCTTATAGCCCATCGGTTGCGCCGTGAGTTTGCCGGCATTACCTCGGTGGCCACGTTACAGGACAAAGTCGAACATTACGTCGACCATACCATCGAGCGCGCCACCGACGGTGTCACCTATACCGGGGTGGAGCAATTCAAATCCGGCAGCGCCTACCTGTTCATCGCCAACCACCGCGACATCGTGATGGACCCGGCCTTCGTCAACTATGCCGTGTACCACGCCGGTCTGCCGACCCCGCGTATCGCCATTGGCGACAACCTGCTGCAAAAGCCCTTCGTCAGCGACCTGATGCGCCTGAACAAGAGCTTCATCGTGCACCGCTCGATCAGCGGACGCCGGGAGAAAATGGCGGCTTATCAACTGTTGTCGGCATACATCAACCATTCGATCCGCAACGATTGCGCCTCGATCTGGATCGCCCAGGCCGAAGGCCGTGCCAAGGACGGTGACGACCGTACCGAATCGGCGATCCTCAAAATGTTCCACATGAGCCGCAAGGACGAGCCGTTCGGCGAAGTCATTCAGTCGCTGAACCTGACCCCGGTGTCGATCAGCTACGAGTACGACCCGTGCGACCAGGCCAAGGCCCGCGAGCTTTACATCCGCGCCACCACCGGCAGCTACACCAAGGTACCGGGCGAGGATGACGTGAGCATCGCCAAGGGCATCACCGGCTACAAGGGCCGGGTGCACGTGAACTTTGCCGCGCCGATCACCGAACTGTTCGAAGACACCAAGCAACTGGCGGTCGAAATGGACAGGCAAATCCTCAGCGGATACCGTCTGTTCCCGGTGCACTACCTGGCTTACGCGCAGTGGAAAGACGCCGATCCGCAGTTGCAGGTGCCGAAAGCCGCCGAAGTGTTCCCAGCCGAGGAACTGGCCAGGGCCCAGGAAGAATGGCAGCGCCGCCTGGACGCCTGCCCTGAAGAGCATCGTCCATTCCTGGTGCTGCAATATGCGACACCGGTGCGCAATCAATACCGGGTGAAGGCTGGGTTGCCGCTGTAAGCGGTTTCGGCTGGATGTAAAAACGGCGCCCTCGAGGCGCCGCTTTTGTATCAGTTCAC includes these proteins:
- a CDS encoding 1-acyl-sn-glycerol-3-phosphate acyltransferase translates to MMGEFDAIRPYDDSEVPAVLARLLGDKAFLDILTHFRFPRFAGALGWALKPLIAHRLRREFAGITSVATLQDKVEHYVDHTIERATDGVTYTGVEQFKSGSAYLFIANHRDIVMDPAFVNYAVYHAGLPTPRIAIGDNLLQKPFVSDLMRLNKSFIVHRSISGRREKMAAYQLLSAYINHSIRNDCASIWIAQAEGRAKDGDDRTESAILKMFHMSRKDEPFGEVIQSLNLTPVSISYEYDPCDQAKARELYIRATTGSYTKVPGEDDVSIAKGITGYKGRVHVNFAAPITELFEDTKQLAVEMDRQILSGYRLFPVHYLAYAQWKDADPQLQVPKAAEVFPAEELARAQEEWQRRLDACPEEHRPFLVLQYATPVRNQYRVKAGLPL